The Maridesulfovibrio sp. genomic sequence TATTCAAATTCTCGCGCCACCCGCAAATTCAGCCCGGTATCTTCCAGATTCCGGGCTTTTTCTTCTGCTGCATCCCGGTCCTGACAGACCTCAAGGACCAGTTGAGCACATTTTGCTTCATCATAAACCCAGACATTTTCATCCAGCCTGACTCCGGCTTCCTCCACTTTGAGCAAAAGCTCTGCCCGGCATCGGTCCCTTTGTTCGAAAGAAGCATCAGCAAAATCACCGCCCACTGCCAGAACCCACCACTTCCCTGTTTTTTGAAGACTACTCATAAAAAACTCCCGTATATCAGTGCAAAGACACACCTTGCCCGCAAAACCTGCAAATGCTAAATCAAGGCATGATACTATCCAAATCCATACCCGCTTCCAGTATAAAAAAAAAGATAGCCTTCGTAACGGCTCTATTGGTAATCATCGGGCTTTTCTTTATTCCTTACAGAAAAATCAGGCTGGAAAGAATAAGAGCATTCGGCGAAAACAAGGCTATAGGTATAGTTATTGAAAAAAATAGCCAAATAAGCGAACATACCTTGAAAGAAAAGGACAAAGACAATCATACTGTACGGTATCGCTTTATTGATCCTTCCGGTTTGCCACGGGAAAGGACAGCAACTGTACAAAACGCTTTCTGGAGGAAAATTTCACAAGGGGATAGTGTTGTTGTGTACTACGCCAAAGCCGCTCCGGAGGTTTCCCGCATTGAACATGAAAAAGAAGATGCGGTGGTTCGGATTCTGGCAAAATTTTCAAGAAAAAGTACACACTGACCTCATGCCGAATTACTCAATGCCATTGAGGGACGCTGTAAACGCGTCTCTTGAATATATTTATTAAACCATCCCGCCAGCTTTCCGGGAAAAAAGCTTGGTAGAATTGGTTAAGCCTAAAATTTTAGAGTAGGAGTGAGCATGTTAAAAAAACTGGCCTTTCAAACCAAACTTATGCTTGGGGCTATTTTGATAGTTCTGGCCACAATCATATTTATGACCGGCATCAACCTTTATAAGGTACAGGGATCACTGCACAAGCTGGGTCAGACATCCATGCGGTCAATTGCCGACAGTGTTCATTCTCTCATGGAGATGCAAAACGACATCCTGCTGGACAAAGTAAAAGCGGACATCGATATTCTGGATAAAAAAATATTTTCACTTGGATTCCCGAAACTCAATAAACGCGCGCCGATTAAAACCACCATTACGAATCAGGTCACCAAACAAAGTGAAAGTGTGACTATCCCCAGCCTCGAATTCGGGGGCATCGCTGTCAACGACAAGTTCGACATAGTAGACGACCTGAAAAAAGAAATCGGCGGTTCAGCCACAATTTTCGAAGTCTTACCCGGCAAACTGCTCCGGGTTTCCACCAATGTGCGCAAGCTTGATGGAAACAGAGCCACAGAAACCTACATCCCGGACTCCAGCCCGGTATATAAAACAGTAATGTCCGGTAAAACATACTACGGAATGGCTTACGTTGTTAACGCATGGTATATCACCGCCTATAAGCCGTTGGCCGACCTGCGCGGCAATATTGTCAGTGTCATTTATGTGGGCCGCAAAATCATCACCGAAGCCTTTAAAAAATCAGTTTTGGCATCTAATGTCGGCGGCAAAGGCTATGCCATGATTTTTAACAGCAAAGGAGATATCCTGCTCCATCCCGCCCTTACCGGAAAAAGCCTGAAAGACACCCCCAACTGGGACCTTTTTGCTAAAACAGAAGAGGGTGAAATAGCCTATGAAAAAGACGGCATTAAAAAATCAGCATACATAACCGACTTCAAACCCTGGAACTGGTCTTTTGCCTTTGTGATGAACACAGCAGATATGTCGCATGGTGTTGACCGGGACATTTTCATAACCAACATGATAATTGCCGTTGTCGCACTTTCCATCGCAGCTTTAATCCTGCTGTTAATGATCAGGGCGACTACAAAACCCCTGCAACAGCTCTCCGACTTCACCGCAAAGGTCTCAGGCGGGGATTACGACTCAAAACTTGAATACTATGCTGACGATGTAGTCGGCAAAACCATCCATTCCGTCAAAAACATGGTCCTTGAACTCAAAAACAAACTGGGATTCTCCAGCGGGCTGCTCAGCGGTTTGACCCTGCCCTGTGTTGTTGTGGATCTGGATGAAAAAGTTTCTTTCATCAACAGACATCTGCTTGAGCAATTCGGACTTTCCGGACAGCCGGAAGACTACATGGGCAAACAGATCAGAGAGCTGATAAATGTCAGCACCGTCCAGGAAACTATCAAACGCTGCATTGAAGAAGAAAACAGCTTTTCTGAAATTGAAATCAACGGCAATGCAGCAGGTGGTGGTGAATTCTATGCCATAATCGACGTTGCCCCGCTGCATGACCTCGACAAGAAATTGATCGGTGCTTTCATGGTCATGAACGACATAACCGCCATCAAGGAAAACGAACGGGCCATAACTGCCCAGCGTGATACTATCGCTGAGACAGCAAGAGAAGCGGATGAAATTTCCGACCAGCTCTCTTCTGCTGCAGATGAACTTTCCGCTCAGGTTGAAGAATCCCGTCGGGGTGCGGAAATTCAGCAGCAACGGGCCAGCGAAACAGCGACCGCGATGGAACAGATGAACTCCACAGTCATGGAAGTTGCACGTAATGCAGGCGAAACCTCTGAAAACGCCCACGCCACCAAAGAAAAAGCTATTGAAGGACAGGAGCTTGTGAGACAGGTTGTCACCGCCATCAAGGCTCTTGAGCAGAATTCAGAAGCACTCAAATCCAGTATGGAAGAACTGGGCCAGCGTACCGATTCCATCGGCAAGGTCATGAACGTGATTACTGATATTGCAGACCAGACCAACCTGCTGGCTCTCAACGCAGCCATCGAAGCGGCCCGTGCAGGTGAAGCCGGACGCGGTTTCGCAGTTGTTGCAGACGAAGTCCGCAAGCTGGCGGAAAAAACCATGGATGCCACCAAGGAGGTAGGTGAAGCTATTACCTCCATTCAGGAAAGTACCAGAACAAACATCCGTGTCACCGAAGATGCTGTTGAATCCGTTGTTGAATCCACCACACTGGCTTCCAGATCAGGAGACGCTCTGGATGAGATCGTGCGTATGGTTGAAGATTCTGCCAACCAGATTGAAGGCATTGCCGCTGCAGCTGAAGAACAGTCCGCATCCAGCGAACAGATCAGCCGGGCAACCGAAGAGATCAACATTATCTCCGCTGAGTCCGCTGAAACCACCGTTCAATCAGCCTTGGCTATCACTGAAGTGGCAAAACTTGCTTCCAACATCAAGGAATTGATCCGTAACATGCAGTCTTAATAGCCTTAAAAGAATAAACAAATGGGCGGTCTCCTACAAGGAGGCCGCCTTTTTTACGCAACCTTTATGACAAGTTCAGTACGTCCCCCAACATCTTGACCGAAAAAAAAACACTGTGTAACCAGCTCACATAATGAGAAACATCAACCCTTCGACCCGGCGGTAAAAAACATGTGCGGCATTGCAGGATACTTCCAGCCCGGAAACTACACCGGAAGCATCAAACCCATACTTGACCTTCTCACCCACCGAGGCCCGGACTTCCAGCATATCCTTAAGGATGACCACATCGAGCTAGGTCACACCCGGCTGTCTATCCTTGACCTCTCCGAGAGCGGCAATCAACCCATGACGGATAACACCACCGGGAATACCATTGTCTTCAATGGCGAAATATACAATTTCAAATCCCTGCGAGAAAACCTGGTCCACAAGGGACACACCTTTACTTCCTCCGGTGATACTGAGGTTCTGCTCAAGCTATACGCTGAATACGGTATAAAATGCATCCCCATGCTGCGCGGCATGTTCGCCTTTGCCATCTGGGATAGAACAAAGCAGCAACTGATCGTTGCCCGTGACCGCTTCGGGAAAAAACCGTTCTTCTATGCCCGGACTGGCAGGGGTTTTGTCTTTGCATCTGAAATTCGCGCCCTTGCCGCCCATCCTGATATTTCAAAAGATATAGATGTTCAGGCTGTAGACCTGTTCATGAGCACCGGATGTGTGCCGGCACCGTTTTCAATATATTCCAATATCCGCAAACTGCCGGCAGCCCACTATGGAATAGTGGATGCAGCAGGAATAAGCCTTCAGCACTATTGGTCTCTGGATTTTACCAACAAAATAGAATGCACGGAAACAGAAGCATTGGAAGCCCTGCATACCCGACTGCTGGAAGCAACCCGTATCAGGCTGGAAAGTGACGTGCCGCTGGGGGCTCTGCTTTCCGGCGGAGTGGACTCAAGCCTTATTGTTGCACTTATGGCTGAGTGCGGGAGCAAGTCCATCGACACTTTCACAATCGGTTTCCATGAAAAAAAATATGACGAATCAGGCCATGCAGCCAAGGTTGCCAGACATCTGGGGGTGAATCACCATGTGGAATATCTGGACCCGGCACAGTTTGAAAACATGCTGCCTGCCGTTGTCCGCCAGTACGGAGAGCCTTTTTCCGATGACGCCGCTCTGGCGACCATGCTGCTAAGCGAAGCCACCCGCAAACACGTAACAGTGGCTTTGAGCGGTGACGGGGGAGACGAACTTGCTTGCGGATATTCGGCATACACCCACGTGAAACTGGCTTCCAGACTCGCACCGCTGATAGGCAACAAAGTACTGCCGGCAGCCAATATTGCCAGCGCATTTAAAAGTACATCCGCGCTGGGAGCATTGCGGCGTCAAATGATCTGCAAACTGCACCCGGAGTTCAAACACATCCTGCGTAATGAGTACAAAGTCGCCCGTTACAAAAATGATGTATACCGGGAAGAGGTTCGTGAAAAACTGGGAAATTTCACTTTGGACTGGTTATATGAACTGTCCAGAAAAGCGTGCTTACATGCGCATACACCGGAAGAACGCCTGCTCTGGATGGACACGGTCCACTTCCTTGCCGATGCCCTGCTGGTCAAAGTGGACATAGCTTCCATGGCCCACAGCCTTGAGGTGCGGTCCCCGCTGCTGGACCATGAACTTTTTGAATACATGGGCACCCTTTCCCCGGAGCTAAAAATAAAAGACGGCGAATCAAAATACCTGCTCAAAAAACTTGCCGAACGCTACCTGCCCAAAGAAATCCTTTACCGCCGCAAACAGGGATTTTCCATGCCCGTAGCAAAGTGGACCAGCGGTGATTCAGCTGAGTTCACTCTCGACGCCGTAAGTCAGGCAACCCCCTTTCTGAGGCAGTTTTTTAATATGGAAGCCCTGAATAACCGCATTGCCGAGCATATTTCCGGTCGCAAAAAACATAAAAATTTCGTCTGGAATATACTTAATCTTGCACTTTGGGCTGTTGAACATGAGGCGGGACGGGTTTAGAAATCGAAATTCCCGGCTTTGGTTCAAAGCCGGGAATAAATTTTTACGAACAGGCATTGCTAATTCTTCCCACAACAGCTGAAATCACAAATCCAGCCACACTCACAGCAATAATGGTTGCCCCGGACGATAGATTAAGCTGGTAGGAAAGCAGCAATCCGCTAACGCAGAAAACCATGCTCAGAATTGAGGACAGAATCATCATGGAAAACAGGGACGAAGTCCTGTCCTCGGCGATTTGGGGCGGTATGGTCAAAAGGGCGATGACCAGAATCAATCCGACAACCCGGATAACCATGACCACACTTAATGCAATCAGGGCCAGCATTATAAAATAGAGCAGAGTTACCGGCACCCCTCTTGAACGGGCAAATTCTTCATCGAAAGACATAGCCCAGAAACCTTTGTAGCAGACAAAGACCACCGCCAGCACGATAACTGCCAGCCCGGACATGAGCACGAGGTCGGATTTTGGCGTAGCAAGGATTCCGCCGAAAAGATAACTCATCAAATCCACATTGTAACCGGGCGTAATATCAAGCAGGATTATCCCAAGGGCCATGCCTGCCGCCCACATAACCCCGATAAAAGTATCAGCCCGTTCCTTGACCTTCATGGTTACCAGAGCCATAAGCAGTGCCGCACAGACCGCGAATCCGGTAGTTACCGGAAGCATTGGCAGACCGAGAAAGAAAGCCAGACCGACACCGCCGTATGAAGCGTGGGCCACGCCTCCGGCCAGCAGAACTACCCTGTTGACCACCACCAAAGCACCGATTACCCCACAAATAATAGAAGCCAGCACCCCGGCAATGAGTGCATTCTGCATGAATTCATAACTCAGCATCTCAAGCATTCCAGTCCCCCTCGTTGTCATCGGAGCCGGGATGGAATTCCAGCACCCGGTGCGGCAAC encodes the following:
- a CDS encoding Cache 3/Cache 2 fusion domain-containing protein; translation: MLKKLAFQTKLMLGAILIVLATIIFMTGINLYKVQGSLHKLGQTSMRSIADSVHSLMEMQNDILLDKVKADIDILDKKIFSLGFPKLNKRAPIKTTITNQVTKQSESVTIPSLEFGGIAVNDKFDIVDDLKKEIGGSATIFEVLPGKLLRVSTNVRKLDGNRATETYIPDSSPVYKTVMSGKTYYGMAYVVNAWYITAYKPLADLRGNIVSVIYVGRKIITEAFKKSVLASNVGGKGYAMIFNSKGDILLHPALTGKSLKDTPNWDLFAKTEEGEIAYEKDGIKKSAYITDFKPWNWSFAFVMNTADMSHGVDRDIFITNMIIAVVALSIAALILLLMIRATTKPLQQLSDFTAKVSGGDYDSKLEYYADDVVGKTIHSVKNMVLELKNKLGFSSGLLSGLTLPCVVVDLDEKVSFINRHLLEQFGLSGQPEDYMGKQIRELINVSTVQETIKRCIEEENSFSEIEINGNAAGGGEFYAIIDVAPLHDLDKKLIGAFMVMNDITAIKENERAITAQRDTIAETAREADEISDQLSSAADELSAQVEESRRGAEIQQQRASETATAMEQMNSTVMEVARNAGETSENAHATKEKAIEGQELVRQVVTAIKALEQNSEALKSSMEELGQRTDSIGKVMNVITDIADQTNLLALNAAIEAARAGEAGRGFAVVADEVRKLAEKTMDATKEVGEAITSIQESTRTNIRVTEDAVESVVESTTLASRSGDALDEIVRMVEDSANQIEGIAAAAEEQSASSEQISRATEEINIISAESAETTVQSALAITEVAKLASNIKELIRNMQS
- the asnB gene encoding asparagine synthase (glutamine-hydrolyzing), yielding MCGIAGYFQPGNYTGSIKPILDLLTHRGPDFQHILKDDHIELGHTRLSILDLSESGNQPMTDNTTGNTIVFNGEIYNFKSLRENLVHKGHTFTSSGDTEVLLKLYAEYGIKCIPMLRGMFAFAIWDRTKQQLIVARDRFGKKPFFYARTGRGFVFASEIRALAAHPDISKDIDVQAVDLFMSTGCVPAPFSIYSNIRKLPAAHYGIVDAAGISLQHYWSLDFTNKIECTETEALEALHTRLLEATRIRLESDVPLGALLSGGVDSSLIVALMAECGSKSIDTFTIGFHEKKYDESGHAAKVARHLGVNHHVEYLDPAQFENMLPAVVRQYGEPFSDDAALATMLLSEATRKHVTVALSGDGGDELACGYSAYTHVKLASRLAPLIGNKVLPAANIASAFKSTSALGALRRQMICKLHPEFKHILRNEYKVARYKNDVYREEVREKLGNFTLDWLYELSRKACLHAHTPEERLLWMDTVHFLADALLVKVDIASMAHSLEVRSPLLDHELFEYMGTLSPELKIKDGESKYLLKKLAERYLPKEILYRRKQGFSMPVAKWTSGDSAEFTLDAVSQATPFLRQFFNMEALNNRIAEHISGRKKHKNFVWNILNLALWAVEHEAGRV
- a CDS encoding metal ABC transporter permease yields the protein MLEMLSYEFMQNALIAGVLASIICGVIGALVVVNRVVLLAGGVAHASYGGVGLAFFLGLPMLPVTTGFAVCAALLMALVTMKVKERADTFIGVMWAAGMALGIILLDITPGYNVDLMSYLFGGILATPKSDLVLMSGLAVIVLAVVFVCYKGFWAMSFDEEFARSRGVPVTLLYFIMLALIALSVVMVIRVVGLILVIALLTIPPQIAEDRTSSLFSMMILSSILSMVFCVSGLLLSYQLNLSSGATIIAVSVAGFVISAVVGRISNACS